One genomic region from Trichoplusia ni isolate ovarian cell line Hi5 unplaced genomic scaffold, tn1 tig00002300, whole genome shotgun sequence encodes:
- the LOC113507521 gene encoding uncharacterized protein LOC113507521 — translation MNRGRFLVNMVEEQDKENVTPSPINFTPQILEDDLKMSSSDELSSKKKYYISPIRSDESDIDDSNEDPNFLLLKKNKLPPKVVPPSSSSSSSSSSSSSSSSSNDSSSSDNEGEQADSRNANVSDNTTQNQKSRKRVRKPAKWKSTVAKQLRNSGKAYQSLSKFKKLVRERKLGPPCGEKCRLKCHEKMDELSRQQVFDAFWGLSNLERQREFIVRHSQKIKPKYRYSSTQNFRALNTAFHFDVNGSKIRVCKPFFKSTLDYKAIKTALSKKTEGVIQADFRGKHDHHPTIDPQIRQSVIDFINSIPRIESHYLRETTREFISSDKSLADIYRDYK, via the coding sequence ATGAATCGTGGACGGTTTCTAGTAAATATGGTAGAAGAACAGGACAAAGAAAATGTGACTCCTAGTCCAATCAATTTTACACCACAAATCCTGGAAGATGACTTAAAGATGTCATCAAGTGATGAACTCTcatctaagaaaaaatattatatttcaccaATCCGGAGCGATGAAAGTGATATTGATGACTCCAATGAGGATCCCAATTTCCTATtgctcaaaaaaaataaactcccACCTAAAGTCGTACCTCCATCATCATCGAGTTCttccagcagcagcagcagcagcagctcGAGTTCATCGAATGATAGTAGTTCCTCAGATAACGAAGGTGAGCAAGCAGACTCTCGAAATGCCAATGTGTCTGATAATACTACCCAAAATCAAAAGAGCAGAAAGAGAGTACGCAAGCCAGCAAAGTGGAAGTCGACGGTGGCAAAACAGCTCAGAAATTCTGGAAAAGCCTACCAGTCTTTGTCCAAATTCAAGAAACTAGTCAGGGAAAGAAAACTTGGACCACCTTGCGGCGAAAAATGTCGGCTTAAATGCCACGAAAAGATGGACGAACTATCAAGGCAACAGGTCTTTGATGCATTTTGGGGACTCAGCAATCTTGAAAGGCAAAGAGAATTTATAGTACGGCACTCGCAAAAAATAAAGCCTAAATATCGTTATTCAAGTACACAAAATTTTAGGGCCCTTAATACTGCGTTTCATTTTGACGTTAATGGATCCAAAATAAGAGTATGCAAGCCATTCTTCAAATCCACTCTTGACTATAAAGCGATAAAAACAGCACTTTCCAAAAAAACAGAAGGAGTTATTCAAGCCGATTTTAGAGGAAAACATGACCATCACCCAACTATTGACCCACAAATTAGACAGAGcgttatagattttataaattctattcCTAGAATTGAATCTCACTACTTGAGGGAAACTACGAGAGAATTTATTTCAAGTGATAAATCACTAGCAGATATTTACAGGGACTATAAATGA